One genomic region from Daphnia magna isolate NIES linkage group LG10, ASM2063170v1.1, whole genome shotgun sequence encodes:
- the LOC123476822 gene encoding uncharacterized protein LOC123476822 yields the protein MVQLNKTAQLTFECRVCLNTYQSKRELNSHLHAAQHLRSLSRATLPENDQHFPSRKRVFLGFSCKVCSHQFETHSELRKHLSDFDHHWTPKRSREMSNQDRNSYKHENNSRRHRHQSSTDVRLDKSLDWPNRDLFDAENERAKSSLSLRSYGSTDLILDTPVTMLEKNARILNDGIYNSRTEKTYEVNVKVHKHSSNYETDNDPSFITSPDNSVLLQSKVSIEVSSMSESHKGVAVIPTESATRTKDPRQNFLCSRSDAVRTQPKIQNTSASQTTLEGWRLTILSTIGLTEELLYPIDPTEKYDFVLTARWNQDPLERLFGQIRAFDTHPTATSFLHIIRMMSLYTPAKTMLRNANVENDACYQKKKLVFKKVSNSELQRM from the exons ATGGTCCAGCTAAACAAAACAGCACAGTTGACTTTTGAATGCAGAGTTTGTTTGAACACTTATCAGAGTAAGAGGGAACTGAATTCCCATTTGCATGCTGCCCAACATTTAAGATCTCTTTCAAGAGCCACTCTACCTGAAAATGATCAGCATTTTCCAAGCCGGAAACGAGTATTTTTGGGATTCAGTTGTAAAGTTTGCTCACATCAATTCGAGACACACAGTGAATTAAGAAAACATCTTTCAGACTTTGATCATCATTGGACACCAAAACGATCAAGGGAAATGTCAAACCAAGACAGAAATTCAT atAAACACGAAAATAACTCGAGGCGTCACAGGCATCAATCTTCCACCGATGTAAGATTAGACAAATCTTTGGATTGGCCAAATCGAGATCTCTTCGACGCAGAAA ATGAGAGAGCTAAGTCTAGTCTTTCTTTACGGTCGTATGGATCTACAGACCTGATATTGGATACTCCTGTTACCATGCTAGAAAAGAATGCACGCATATTAAACGATGGTATTTATAACTCCAGAACGG AGAAAACTTACGAGGTCAACGTGAAAGTACATAAACATTCTTCTAATTATGAAACAGACAACGATCCTTCCTTTATAACAAGTCCAGATAACTCAGTTCTGTTGCAATCTAAAGTGTCTATTGAAGTGTCTTCTATGTCCGAGAGCCATAAAGGAGTGGCTGTTATTCCGACCGAATCGGCCACTCGGACAAAAGATCCTCGTCAGAATTTTTTGTGCAGCAGATCAGATGCAGTCAGAACACAACCTAAAATTCAAAATACCAGTGCGTCACAGACAACTCTAGAAGGCTGGCGCCTTACCATTTTGAGTACAATTGGTCTTACAGAGGAGTTATTGTACCCTATCGACCCAACTGAGAAGTACGACTTTGTCCTCACTGCCAGATGGAACCAGGATCCTTTGGag CGCCTCTTTGGACAAATTCGTGCATTCGACACCCATCCAACTGCAACGAGTTTCCTTCACATCATTCGAATGATGTCTCTTTACACGCCCGCTAAGACAATGCTTAGAAACGCAAATGTTGAAAATGATGCATgctatcaaaagaaaaagctagTGTTCAAAAAAGTTTCAAACTCGGAACTACAGCGCATGTAA
- the LOC116932588 gene encoding uncharacterized protein LOC116932588 yields MVPTVAVRPEPYAYKWLQLNKKPSAPNQTSTESAFQPLTERINMQSTVSLSLLTIFLAVPLCNCQLTAFHPFTNAASTSFAPVPFATWMPSLFSATQYHAQDELGQASYGYAYPGQAAANFRDAWGNQVGSWAYIDPEGKEVRVSYVADAGGFRVLSNNLPQTPMQVVSSPPVAPVSDTPEVEEAKRLHFAAVVEAKARNAAAVTAAKIRHRRSPGQFYSAPKQMVHYQTYHSHQKAAVPVVHAAPVSVKPLPVAPVVQHSGVHAVPSFPAVKDVPLATAVHAEAHAVAAPNSVVVQLGPVSSPIISKFHSQDEFGQAAFGHVTADQSASNFRDASGNQMGHYAYINPDGQQIIVYYTAGAGGFQVVSNALPQAPTVPVFQHAVDTVPAVIQDTAEVVQARREHLALVKEARSGVRL; encoded by the exons ATGGTTCCCACTGTTGCTGTTCGCCCGGAACCGTACGCATATAAATGGCTTCAACTGAACAAGAAGCCATCAGCTCCTAACCAAACCTCCACTGAGAGCGCTTTCCAGCCACTTACCGAGCGAATCAACATGCAATCAACT GTTTCATTGTCGTTGCTGACCATCTTTTTGGCTGTACCTTTATGCAACTGTCAGCTGACGGCTTTTCATCCGTTCACCAATGCAGCCTCGACAAGCTTCGCTCCAGTACCTTTTGCCACTTGGATGCCTTCCTTATTTTCTGCTACACAATATCACGCCCAGGATGAGCTCGGCCAAGCTTCTTATGGTTATGCTTACCCCGGACAAGCAGCCGCCAATTTCCGAGATGCTTGGGGTAACCAAGTCGGCAGTTGGGCGTACATCGATCCGGAAGGGAAAGAGGTCCGCGTTAGTTACGTAGCCGATGCGGGAGGATTCCGCGTCCTTTCAAATAACTTGCCCCAAACCCCAATGCAAGTCGTTTCCTCTCCTCCCGTGGCTCCCGTATCCGACACGCCCGAAGTTGAAGAAGCTAAACGTTTACATTTTGCGGCTGTAGTTGAAGCAAAAGCGCGCAATGCAGCCGCAGTCACAGCTGCTAAGATTCGCCATCGTCGTAGCCCTGGACAATTCTATTCGGCACCTAAACAAATGGTCCATTATCAGACTTATCATAGCCATCAGAAAGCTGCCGTTCCAGTTGTTCACGCAGCACCTGTGAGTGTTAAACCTTTACCCGTTGCTCCTGTTGTCCAGCATTCAGGAGTTCACGCTGTGCCGTCTTTCCCTGCTGTTAAGGACGTTCCATTAGCTACTGCTGTCCACGCAGAAGCTCACGCCGTTGCAGCGCCGAACTCAGTAGTTGTCCAACTTGGGCCAGTATCATCTCCAATCATCAGCAAATTCCATTCACAAGATGAGTTTGGCCAAGCTGCTTTTGGTCACGTAACTGCCGACCAATCAGCTTCAAATTTCCGCGACGCTTCCGGTAACCAAATGGGTCATTACGCCTACATCAATCCCGACGGCCAACAAATTATCGTCTACTACACAGCCGGAGCAGGTGGTTTCCAAGTCGTGTCGAATGCTCTTCCGCAGGCCCCCACCGTTCCTGTTTTTCAGCATGCCGTTGATACCGTCCCAGCAGTCATTCAAGATACTGCCGAAGTGGTGCAAGCTCGTAGGGAACATCTAGCCCTTGTCAAAGAGGCGCGGAGTGGTGTCAGATTGTAA
- the LOC116934021 gene encoding ionotropic receptor 93a isoform X1, which produces MSRSTKMQFAGIFRTTQKISIRILLTILIIAVDGLLTDYDWSSKHLNYLVIHNPPFDFVFRGSNGTFTSYGSGQNVAIWLAAKLKYTYSFVLINQTLIDKYGIHEAAFYQLVNDKDIDGIASSFYVTLSRMQRMDHTTHHGWVDGFRLVVPRSEEQSRLFAFIGPFEPTVWLLVFITVLVVVAVMTLFAMIYRHHPWNGPAVAENKTDTENGTGTNMREPVSRNVLFNYLGSHTIYVVNIMTNQGCREGSSLYSFRILAGFWVLGAMVLVNSYTGIVISSLTTTKTKPSIDSLEELAASTETQVLLRHDTSIGEQILQATSGVFKVLGDKARLNPGNLVGDPFKVAEKLETGRYAFPFIKTFAMSFVSSQFKKDQRCRFKMSKPLPLSTGYYFWLFKKNSSYTNIHSKPLVELWETGLTNFWVYNLFPPTAPRAEQCFVESTRRVSSRAPIQLSDLTSAFLILGIGTGLSVLSFLIELLYSRFRLYRLPLA; this is translated from the exons ATGTCACGATCCACCAAAATGCAATTCGCAGGCATATTCCGTACCACTCAAAAAATATCGATCAGAATTTTGTTGACGATTCTTATAATAGCAGTTGATGGTTTATTGACAGATTACGATTGGAGTTCCAAGCACTTAAACTATCTCGTAATTCAT AATCCACCTTTTGATTTTGTATTTAGAGGATCCAATGGTACCTTCACAAGTTATGGGAGCGGACAGAACGTCGCCATATGGCTAGCGGCAAAGTTAAAATACAC GTATTCTTTCGTACTGATCAATCAAACTCTCATCGACAAATATGGTATACATGAGGCTGCGTTTTACCAACTTGTAAACGATAAG GATATTGACGGTATTGCGTCAAGTTTTTACGTCACTCTGAGTCGAATGCAGAGAATGGACCACACTACCCATCACGGATGGGTTGATGGATTTCGGCTTGTGGTGCCGAGATCAGAAGAACAAAGCCGATTATTTGCTTTCATAGGTCCTTTTGAACCTACG GTTTGGTTGCTGGTCTTTATAACCGTTCTCGTCGTAGTCGCTGTGATGACCCTGTTTGCCATGATTTACAGACATCACCCTTGGAACGGGCCTGCGGTAGCTGAGAATAAAACTGATACAGAAAATGGCACAGGAACCAATATGAGAGAACCCGTCTCGAGAAACGTTCTTTTTAATTACTTAGGATCACATACTATTTATGTTGTTAACATTATGACGAACCAAG GATGTCGTGAAGGGTCCAGTCTCTATTCCTTTCGAATCCTGGCTGGCTTTTGGGTCCTGGGCGCCATGGTCCTCGTCAATTCCTACACGGGCATTGTCATTTCATCGTTAACGACAACCAAAACGAAGCCGTCAATAGACTCTCTTGAAGAATTAGCTGCAAGTACAGAGACTCAAGTACTTCTCCGACATGATACATCGATTGGAGAACAAATactt CAAGCAACTTCAGGTGTTTTTAAGGTTCTTGGAGACAAAGCCCGCCTGAATCCTGGAAACTTAGTTGGAGATCCTTTCAAAGTCGCGGAAAAACTAGAGACCGGTCGCTATGCTTTTCCGTTT ATAAAAACTTTCGCCATGTCTTTCGTCTCCTCACAGTTTAAGAAAGATCAGCGATGTCGCTTTAAAATGTCTAAACCATTGCCCTTGTCAACTGGATATtatttttggctttttaaaaagaacagTTCGTATACCAATATTCATAGCAAACC aCTTGTGGAATTGTGGGAGACGGGCCTGACCAATTTTTGGGTTTACAATTTGTTTCCTCCAACTGCTCCCAGGGCCGAACAGTGTTTCGTGGAATCCACACGCAGAGTGTCTAGCAGAGCTCCTATTCAATTGTCTGATTTGACTAGTGCTTTCCTTATCTTGGGTATCGGAACTGGTTTGTCGGTTCTCAGTTTCTTAATAGAGCTGTTGTATTCAAGATTTCGGTTGTACAGGTTGCCTTTGGCTTAA
- the LOC116934021 gene encoding ionotropic receptor 93a isoform X2, producing the protein MSRSTKMQFAGIFHYDWSSKHLNYLVIHNPPFDFVFRGSNGTFTSYGSGQNVAIWLAAKLKYTYSFVLINQTLIDKYGIHEAAFYQLVNDKDIDGIASSFYVTLSRMQRMDHTTHHGWVDGFRLVVPRSEEQSRLFAFIGPFEPTVWLLVFITVLVVVAVMTLFAMIYRHHPWNGPAVAENKTDTENGTGTNMREPVSRNVLFNYLGSHTIYVVNIMTNQGCREGSSLYSFRILAGFWVLGAMVLVNSYTGIVISSLTTTKTKPSIDSLEELAASTETQVLLRHDTSIGEQILQATSGVFKVLGDKARLNPGNLVGDPFKVAEKLETGRYAFPFIKTFAMSFVSSQFKKDQRCRFKMSKPLPLSTGYYFWLFKKNSSYTNIHSKPLVELWETGLTNFWVYNLFPPTAPRAEQCFVESTRRVSSRAPIQLSDLTSAFLILGIGTGLSVLSFLIELLYSRFRLYRLPLA; encoded by the exons ATGTCACGATCCACCAAAATGCAATTCGCAGGCATATTCC ATTACGATTGGAGTTCCAAGCACTTAAACTATCTCGTAATTCAT AATCCACCTTTTGATTTTGTATTTAGAGGATCCAATGGTACCTTCACAAGTTATGGGAGCGGACAGAACGTCGCCATATGGCTAGCGGCAAAGTTAAAATACAC GTATTCTTTCGTACTGATCAATCAAACTCTCATCGACAAATATGGTATACATGAGGCTGCGTTTTACCAACTTGTAAACGATAAG GATATTGACGGTATTGCGTCAAGTTTTTACGTCACTCTGAGTCGAATGCAGAGAATGGACCACACTACCCATCACGGATGGGTTGATGGATTTCGGCTTGTGGTGCCGAGATCAGAAGAACAAAGCCGATTATTTGCTTTCATAGGTCCTTTTGAACCTACG GTTTGGTTGCTGGTCTTTATAACCGTTCTCGTCGTAGTCGCTGTGATGACCCTGTTTGCCATGATTTACAGACATCACCCTTGGAACGGGCCTGCGGTAGCTGAGAATAAAACTGATACAGAAAATGGCACAGGAACCAATATGAGAGAACCCGTCTCGAGAAACGTTCTTTTTAATTACTTAGGATCACATACTATTTATGTTGTTAACATTATGACGAACCAAG GATGTCGTGAAGGGTCCAGTCTCTATTCCTTTCGAATCCTGGCTGGCTTTTGGGTCCTGGGCGCCATGGTCCTCGTCAATTCCTACACGGGCATTGTCATTTCATCGTTAACGACAACCAAAACGAAGCCGTCAATAGACTCTCTTGAAGAATTAGCTGCAAGTACAGAGACTCAAGTACTTCTCCGACATGATACATCGATTGGAGAACAAATactt CAAGCAACTTCAGGTGTTTTTAAGGTTCTTGGAGACAAAGCCCGCCTGAATCCTGGAAACTTAGTTGGAGATCCTTTCAAAGTCGCGGAAAAACTAGAGACCGGTCGCTATGCTTTTCCGTTT ATAAAAACTTTCGCCATGTCTTTCGTCTCCTCACAGTTTAAGAAAGATCAGCGATGTCGCTTTAAAATGTCTAAACCATTGCCCTTGTCAACTGGATATtatttttggctttttaaaaagaacagTTCGTATACCAATATTCATAGCAAACC aCTTGTGGAATTGTGGGAGACGGGCCTGACCAATTTTTGGGTTTACAATTTGTTTCCTCCAACTGCTCCCAGGGCCGAACAGTGTTTCGTGGAATCCACACGCAGAGTGTCTAGCAGAGCTCCTATTCAATTGTCTGATTTGACTAGTGCTTTCCTTATCTTGGGTATCGGAACTGGTTTGTCGGTTCTCAGTTTCTTAATAGAGCTGTTGTATTCAAGATTTCGGTTGTACAGGTTGCCTTTGGCTTAA
- the LOC116932580 gene encoding glutamate [NMDA] receptor subunit 1, protein MKVAGMHKLKYFVSFQISLALLLVTGVDFSTENSLSPKHFNYLVYHNPPFDILTRGPNGTFSYFGASVYVVEWLAAKFNYTYTLIPVNQTIIDKYGTHEALFYQLINDKNIDGITGSFYLTMDRAERMDYTFHTWSDGFRLVVPRPGEESRLFAFIGPFEPMVWMLIFISIIVVVAMMTLFAMVYRHYPWNTCQVSDNKIMPEIDQGNGTRYSDSRNFLYNYVGSHMIYVVNIMTNQGSRESSSLYSFRILAGIWVLCAMVLVNSYTGIVISSLTTPKMKPSIELFEDLVASPDTKILLRHDTSIGEQILKATSGIYKVLGDQARSNPDEQIVGDAFTVSSKLETGRYAFPFVQTFSIAFVGSQYKKDKECRFKASKLLPISTGYYSWLFKKNSPFTKLYSRALMDYWESGLLNFGIKFLPTIPRAEKCFVSTTRRVARLLPIQLSDLTSAFLILGIGTGLAVLTFLLELLYSSINNPMRQYIEQQEKQ, encoded by the exons ATGAAAGTTGCAGGCATGCATAAACTCAagtattttgtttcattccaGATTTCTTTGGCTCTTTTATTAGTGACGGGCGTGGATTTCTCGACAGAAAACAGTCTAAGTCCCAAGCACTTTAATTACCTTGTTTACCAT AACCCACCTTTCGATATTTTGACTCGTGGACCAAATGGTACCTTTTCATATTTCGGTGCCTCAGTTTACGTGGTTGAATGGCTAGCGGCAAAATTCAATTACAC GTACACTTTAATCCCTGTCAATCAAACTATAATCGACAAATATGGCACGCACGAGGCGTTGTTTTATCAACTGATTAATGACAAA AACATTGACGGAATTACGGGTTCATTTTACCTTACTATGGACCGGGCGGAGAGAATGGATTACACGTTCCACACGTGGTCTGATGGATTTAGGCTTGTTGTTCCCAGACCAGGAGAAGAAAGCCGATTATTCGCCTTCATTGGTCCATTTGAACCTATG GTTTGGATGCTGATCTTCATAAGCATAATTGTGGTAGTCGCCATGATGACACTCTTTGCCATGGTTTACAGACATTATCCATGGAACACTTGTCAGGTATCAGATAATAAAATAATGCCGGAAATTGACCAAGGCAACGGAACAAGATACTCGGATTCCAGAAATTTTCTTTATAATTACGTTGGTTCTCACATGATTTATGTCGTAAACATAATGACAAACCAAG GGAGTCGTGAATCGTCCAGTCTCTATTCCTTTCGAATCCTAGCTGGCATTTGGGTTCTCTGCGCCATGGTCTTGGTCAATTCCTATACGGGAATTGTCATTTCGTCGCTGACAACACCAAAAATGAAGCCGTCTATTGAGTTATTTGAAGATCTGGTTGCAAGTCCAGACACCAAAATACTCCTCCGACATGACACGTCGATCGGAGAACAAATATTG AAAGCAACATCTGGCATTTATAAAGTTCTTGGTGATCAAGCTCGTAGTAATCCTGATGAGCAAATAGTTGGAGACGCTTTCACTGTCAGTTCGAAATTGGAAACCGGTCGCTATGCTTTTCCTTTT GTTCAAACTTTTAGTATAGCTTTCGTCGGTTCACAATATAAGAAAGATAAGGAGTGTCGTTTTAAAGCATCGAAACTATTGCCTATTTCAACTGGATATTATTCATGGCTTTTCAAAAAGAACAGTCCATTTACGAAACTTTATAGCAGAGC GCTCATGGACTACTGGGAAAGTGGCCTACTTAATTTCGGGATCAAGTTCCTGCCTACCATACCCAGGGCAGAGAAATGTTTTGTCTCTACAACACGCCGAGTGGCTCGTCTACTTCCCATTCAGTTGTCGGATTTGACTAGTGCTTTCCTTATTTTAGGAATCGGCACTGGATTGGCGGTGCTTACTTTCTTACTGGAGCTACTGTACTCGAG CATAAATAACCCTATGAGGCAATATATTGAACAGCAAGAGAAACAGTAA